The following proteins are encoded in a genomic region of Oceanisphaera profunda:
- a CDS encoding tRNA (cytidine(34)-2'-O)-methyltransferase — MFEIALYEPEIAPNTGNIMRLARNNGCHLHLIEPMGFQLEEKRLRRAGLDYADFGRISLHKDYAAFLLAVAGKRIFACTTKGSQPHHKASYQAGDILLFGPETRGLPDTVLADIEPECRIRIPMQPDSRSLNLSNAVAIISYEAWRQHDFVGGK, encoded by the coding sequence ATGTTTGAAATTGCGCTCTATGAACCCGAAATCGCGCCTAATACCGGCAACATCATGCGCTTGGCGCGTAATAATGGCTGCCATTTGCACCTGATTGAGCCCATGGGTTTTCAACTGGAAGAAAAGCGCTTACGCCGCGCCGGCTTGGATTACGCAGATTTTGGCCGTATTTCACTGCACAAAGACTATGCCGCCTTCTTGCTCGCCGTGGCAGGAAAACGTATTTTTGCCTGCACTACCAAAGGCAGTCAGCCCCATCATAAAGCCAGCTATCAGGCAGGAGACATCTTGCTCTTTGGCCCAGAAACCCGCGGCCTGCCAGACACTGTATTGGCAGACATTGAACCTGAATGTCGTATTCGCATTCCTATGCAGCCCGATAGCCGCAGCTTGAACTTATCCAATGCGGTGGCCATCATCAGTTACGAAGCTTGGCGCCAACATGATTTTGTTGGTGGAAAATAG